ATCTACTGCTGTTTGTTGATGATTAGATTCGATACTCATTCACCTGTGAACAAATAACGACGGCGTTAGATCGCGAGAAATGCTGCGCTTTTCGAGCATTATTATATACGTACAATTGGAAATACAAAGAAAAGGTAAGACGATGGGAAGGGCAGGAGGGCGGGATATCAAAATACACGCATGTGCAAGGGAAGCACGTTGAAGAGCGCAAGTACACAAGATATCTATCTTGCGTGTATATACCAAAGGTGGATGTGAAACGAGTCTGTTTCCGTACACAGATTTTCGTGTATGTGATTTtgtaaaacgacaaaacgacactTGTCAATGTACATAGATCGATGTTATCGGACATCGATGTTCCAAGGTAAACGCGAATCAAAACAAGCGATGCTGAAGAAGACCACGGACCGCTCGATTTTGTTCGCGATCCGTCGATTCCGAGCATCTCGAGACACCGAGTCCTACCGCTCCTCTTTTCCTTCCCGTTCATCGGCGAAGGCGATCGTCTCCGACAGTGCGATTACCCATAAGCAAGATCGTTCATCGAGACACCGAAACGCTCTTTAAACACGCACAGAGGAGAAAATGGTGTAAGATTCGTTCAGCATTGTTTTCCTTCTTCCAATGTTCACGGGAGGCCGGGAATGTCGGGATGTTTAGCTCGTGTTACCTTTGACGACGCAAGTGCGATCCGTGACGGTGCGAATTCGAATATTTCGCTATAGGAGATGTCTTACAGCGATGGCGGGCGTCCTATACGAAAGTTCGGCACCAAGTCGCCGAAAAAGCTTTGCGTGACTAAGAACGAGAATAACGATAAGACCACGACTACCATTAACTGCAACAACCACCACCACAATCACTATCACCACACACATCGGTTCCTCGATAACCCCCAGCCGTCGGTACACAAACGTAATCTCTATATTGTCTCTTTCCCGTTGATACTGCTCTTCAACGTTCTGAGAACCCTTCTCTATCAGTTATACATGGTATTTAAGTATTTGTATACATCTACGTCTCAGCTGATCCAACGAAGGCAAGCTTCCAAGCAGACATGCCAGTTGGAGATTGTGGTCGGTCAGAAGTCCGCGCAGAGGTTAAATAATAGTTTGCTTAACGCTGGTCACTCCGAGAGCGAGGGAATGTCGCAAGTGCCCAGAAGACCTATAGGTCCTGGCCCCGGAGACCCGCTGCTCGCGAAGCAGAAGCATCACCATCGTAGAGCTTTCGAATTCATCAGTAAGGCGCTCAAGATCGACGAAGACAATGAAGGTATTTACATGTACGAAGAAAGAATCGTGACTTCGTTACTAATCGTCTTTCTTCTGAATCTCTCTCAGGTCAAAAGGAAATGGCAATCGAACTTTACAAGAAGGGCATCGGGGAGTTGGAGAAGGGTATAGCCATAGAATGCACCGGTGGGCGGGGAGAAGTATGGGAACACGCTCAGAGGCTCCATGATAAAATGCGCACTAATTTAGCGATGGCGAAGGACAGACTCGACTTTCTCGGTTTGTAGACTTATATCATCCGTAAGCGTCACATTTCTTGAGCTGTTCCAATCTTACGCAGGAATACGAGAGCACAGCTTGCGTTCGATGGTATTAACACATGCATAATAAATGTACAAGCTCCGTTTGCGATTACGCGTTCGCGGATGATGCTCTACGGTAACAGCTTAAGGAATATCGGagtattaaggggaccttccggtctagggcccaaaaaaatagatgatctttaggaattaattaaaggaaaactattatatataatttaatgggactttttgcattgtattaaggatgtcttaaattatagaaatatattttttgtcttATAATtactcattgcagacggcactggggagtcgttaaagtcaaggcgtcaaaaaattgatccaaatcggtgggacctgtatcttcaaaagttctTATCCAATTCAActgaaacgttttttattttcaagaatatacttCGGGCTAGAGggcaaaccagaaaaaattacaaaaattacattttttttagaaaataacgacacttgaagtttgaaatcactttttccctatatttttcatcctttcaacgcctttgaaaattataaattttcaattttttgtatttttttctggtattctcccgtagctagaagtatattctgcaaaataaaaaagtttcagtcaaatcggataataacttttggaaatacaggtcccaccgttttgagaacactgtttcgagaaaaacgcgtttaaagttttacgtgggcgccgagtggccggttgttgccccatgcatttgccgctactcaaatgcctataacttcgggaattttacgaatttcaacaaattcttttaaacacgtattcctataagattgaatattcgaaaaatgaataaaaaaaaatcgacttttagaccggaaggtccccttaatgtaTTCAGCATGCTCGTGTGTTAATTGTTCTATAATGTTTACGCGTATGCGTGAGGTGTGCGTACGTGTATATGCGTGAATGTATACGTGTGTGTACGCATGCTCGCGTTATCCCttcttttcatttaatttcTCGTTTATTTCTCGCACATTACGTTCCTTCATGAGCGGCGCAGACATTTATGTATAAACTAGTAGCTAAAACTTCGTATAGCAGCATTTCTAATAGCCGTCAGCATACCTCGTTTCATCCTCCGATTACTAGTTAACATAGTTTACGATATTCCGACGGAAGTCGGGGAACAAATTTATGAGTTGAATCTGTACCTAGCTATTTAGCCTACTGCAGCATGGCAGAGAATGTTTTTCCTTTTTGTAGTGAGTGTGTGTGAGCTGAAAAAGATGGATATCTCCAATGAATATCACGCCCCTGGAAATAAGGTGGACAACGAACATCCAGGAAAGAATCTGAGGGTCCGTCGCAATATACACACACTACAAACAGCACGatcttctttaaacataaatcacACAAAGAACACAAACAGTACACAGACAGTGAACATAGGGCAGAACACATGTACCCAAATCCCCAAGTTAAGGCCACGTTCACCAAAAAACTATTGTGCCCATTCCGAAGGTACTGTTTGTCTGAAATTCTGGGCTTACATGCAGCCGttgattgtaaattttttaacatgatATCTATAATAGTCGCTTCCCTAAAAGTCTTATCTCTGTTCCATTCTTGATACGTGCACTCTTACGATTCTCTGAAGTAGCTCGACAAGTAGTAAATGTAGGCATGTCGTTACATTGACTGTTATATTTATCGTAGCTTTGCTAAATCGTAGTGACCTTAGTATAGTGTCTATTTGGACAAAGATCTTCACAAGATTCGATTatttatacgtaaataaaaggAGTATGCGTATATAACAATGAATGAATTAGATTAAAAGATATATGCACGAATATATATGCTTcacgtaaaaatttcaaaattgtgcTTAAAGATATATTACTTGGAAGGTATACTTTTAAAATCGTTATCTTACAGTGAAATGTACGGGAAATCGAACTTTTGTATGCATTTACTTTACACATTGTATTTATGGCTCAACTATTTAAGccattaatatgtatatatagattcTTCGGAATAAACATATTAATACACTTGTGAGACATTGACAGTATAACGTATTACGTATGTCGCTTTAAATATTACGTGTCTTAACAGTCGCATCTTTCGTTTTGAAATATTGGTCTTGTATCCTTTGCGatagtttttctatatattagATTTGTTGAGAATTTGCATTCAAGTATATTGGTAGCAAGTATTATCCTCGCATCTCCTCGCTTTATACCTTGCTCATTTCATGGTGTTGTCGTAGCATCTGGAAGGAAGTTGTCTGTTCCTGGGAAAAGAGTGGGCGCAGCCATAAGCAAGAGTCAAACTCTGCCACGTAGCATGGGACGTTCACCGCCGATTCAATCTTGCCATAGAGTTACACCCATTAAACCTACGTCTACACCGCCTTCAGTGAAGAGACAGTTATCCGTACCGGGGAATGGCTCGCCCATAAGGAGGCCAGGAACACCGACCGCGTCTAATAGTAACAAGGGAACGCCTACTAGGAAGGTGCCTATTTTAAAGGGCGTGGATCCGAAGCTGGCGCAAGTTATTCTAGATGAAATTTTGGAAGGGGGGAAAGCGGTGCACTGGGAAGACATCGCTGGTCAAGAGGTTTGAAGATGTTCTACCTATACGTTACTAATTAATCAGGAAGGTGCGAAAGGACCGCATACAAATATTCTTTATCTTGCTATTATACAGACGGCAAAGCAAGCGCTGCAAGAAATGGTGATCTTACCTTCGCTGAGGCCAGAATTGTTCACTGGTCTGCGAACACCTGCGAGAGGATTATTACTGTTTGGTCCACCAGGGAATGGGAAGACGCTACTTGCACGTGCTGTGGCTACTCAATGCAACGCCACGTTCTTCTCGATATCCGCTGCTAGCCTTACGTCAAAGTACGTCGGGGAAGGAGAGAAACTAGTGAGAGCTCTTTTCGCTATAGCGCGAGAGTTGCAGCCATCTGTGATTTTTATTGATGAAGTGGATTCGCTACTAAGTGAGCGTAGAGATAATGAGCACGAAGCCTCGAGGTAGGTctattctaaattaaaattctacacTGGCTAATTCACCTTGGTTTACTTAATTCATTTACTACCCAGGCGGTTGAAGACGGAATTTCTAGTTGAATTCGATGGGTTACCATGTAACCCGGAAGAAAGGGTCCTCGTCATGGCTGCTACAAACAGACCACAAGAGTTAGACGAGGCTGCGTTAAGGAGATTCACGAAACGAGTGTACGTTACGTTGCCAGATTTACGAACGAGGATTATGTTACTCAGACGGCTTCTAGCTAAGCACAACGACCCACTGACGCCGGAAGAATTAAACGAAATGGCTGTTCTGACCGACGGCTATTCCGGAAGCGATCTAACAGGCTTGGCCAAAGACGCAGCGCTTGGCCCTATCAGAGGTAAGATAAAACCGATATATCGTATTCCTCTTCTTTTTGTATCTGTTTAAAGTGGACTGAATGGATATTAGAGCCTCGGCCAGCCAGTCTGAACCATTTGTCCGTTATGCACGAATGCTATCGGACCTTGTAGTTCTCAAAAAATGTGTTGGTGTTGCACAGAGCTGAATCCAGACCAAGTAAAAGAACTGGATCTCAATTCCGTGCGCAACATTACTATGCAAGACTTTCGTGATTCGCTCAAAAGAATTCGTAGATCGGTATCACCCGCGAGCCTGGCCGCTTACGAGAAATGGAGCTTCGAATATGGCGACGTAAGTCTATGATCCTTAAGAGTCAGCTGAAGCGCCGAGCTGAAAAATAAGTTTCGCTCGGCTATCCACTAATCCGATAAGCCgcgggaaagagagagaagtagCTGCGACAGAGGGGAATGCTAGAAAAGTGACTTTCTGcgatattaattattacagaaTGTAAATATGGCAACTTTTACATTTTCTAAGCTAATTTGTAAATGATAACATCTATGCGTAAAACGGATATGTTACGGTAAGTGAAAGGCACTCTTGCTGAGCACTGTTTTTTAAAAACTCTATTACAGTTGTGTCGCTGTAATATTAATAGCTTTATACTACATATACACGTACATTCCATACTCCATCCAGTAATCAGGTATCATAGATTTAAGTTCCACTGTAGCAGTGTTGACACTAGAATTCCACTATCGATAGTTAGTCTATTTCTGCACCGATAGCATAATTTCGTTTGTAGACTTTCGTAGCCCCATGTTCATTTACGTTCTCGTTAACGAAGAGCCTTGATCTCTTCTAACTATAGTTCAGTTTTTGCTACTTAAGTAAATATCTAAGGACATGAAAAAGGTACAATCCTACAGTTAACAATTGCAGTATGCACGTTCGCGACAAGGAAATCgatgtaaatatttaattaccaaTTAAGCACAATTAAGTTGAATGATATTAGTAGGAAGACTGCATTTTCACATGGAACAGCTCGCGTCCAATGAGATAATAAAGGAGTTGATGTAATTGCAAGTAAACGGATTAATCACCGGCGTAGCCAAGTAATCGGATAGGCATAAAGGCGAATGAAATTTCAATGCACCTTGTACAAGCACGTGCCGGATAAGAAGCACACAAATAGAACTGTTCTCTGcacatgaattttttaaaagtaacaaACTGCACACAGTAGCCAGAAGAAGATATTGCGAATATTAGTCTTGTTACGTTTGACGATATCCCAGATATTCGATTAATAGTTGTTGAAATGAAGTAATATTAAAAAGTCTCTTAATAGGGGGGAGGGCTTCACACTTATCGGATTGCGCGTGAAATTCTGATTCGATAAGATTTCCACGAGACAACGAACCGGGGGATATATTTGAACTGtgtgaaattgaaaatatttattattcataaGTGAATATTGTCtgtgaaaagaaagaagaaagaataaTGTTACGATATAACATACGCTATAAAAAGTGTCACGCATATAAATGTTTTTGATATTTATCTATTGCTTCAGATGCTCAAATAAAAGTGATCGCGCTTGTACGATATAATCAttgaaaagaaagaagcaaaaacGTGTTTACCGCAAGAGATCACTAATAAGCTTCAATGTTCGTATAACATTGCCTCACTctgaaattatttacattagTCTCCTTGATTTCACTTGACGTACGTTTGTTTGTAAGAGAAGCGTGAAACAGTTCGATTACTTTCTCCAGCGTAGCGACTCGTTATCATTTCCTTTCTACGATGTTAATGCAACGAGTTTAAAGCTTCTCTGGCGTGATCAATAGTTGATACTGATTAATAAATCCtagatatatatacatatatatatatacacatagagTATACGTGTGTTAAAGTTTCTTCATTTTTGCCAAGCAATTCGATGCAGGAAGAATTGTACATTTACTCGTTAGAATCTCCACGTTGCAATTGGACGTAGAACATTAGGTAAAAATGTAGGAACTGTAAAGCGTGTATACATCTGCGGCACGAAGCGTGCGCCAAGTCTTTATCCAGAAAAGCGCGAATGTACAACAGACGATACAAATAATGCCAaataattttgatttcacaGCGGTATATCATTATAGATGTGTTAAGTTTAATGCGTATCGCCGATCACTGTGTTTCGTTAATTTAATCGATGTAAGTAGAAGCTCGATAGAAAAGTAACGCCTGATACTCTTTTACGTTCAGATAGTTCAGTGCCAATACACTAACATTATGCATACATATAGACTACGTTTAATTTCTCTTTAGAATAATCATTTTCTCATAAATCTGCACCGACCATTCTTTCGCGCGACGTTGCGTTACGTTAAGTAATTCGTTATATACATAAGCAGAGTAATATCGTTAACTGAATCTTTTCGATGATCTTGCACAACAGACTGTTATCAATATGGGTATATACGTATTTACAACCCCGGCCTTCCATATTAAAAAACACGCTCAGCCTCGATTAAGTtattttgctacttttataACTCGAAATagggaatttcttaaaaatataaaccGAATAATGACACTAACGTTAATTAATGCTACTTAAGCTAAAAATAATGGAGCGCGGGTTGGTCGCCGAGAAACGTTTGCAAGCGTTCGCGTGGATCGCGCTTTTTGAATGGATGCATTTCGATCCGTAAAGTTTCGACTCCTCTCCTCTTGGCATTACTCGAGTAATTACTTGGAGAACCGCGTAGTGGCAATTGCTCGCATTCTAATAGCATGCAAAATGGAATCACGCCGAAAGCGGAATTATTAGCGAAACGAGCGGCTTAATTTACGAAGAGGGAGGGCACAAGAACTGTAAGATTCATTTGTATTCCTTGAATGGTCTATTCCCCATAGGTTTCTTTAATGaattatattttcattaaatgCCAAACTTGTGTTTTTCAACAGTATTATAGATTGCGTAAAGAAGGGTACGTCGAACAAGATAGATTACAATCATAGATTGCAAATTGAGATTTCCGTTGAgcaactctttttttttttagtacatCGCAGTGTTCTTCGCTCGATAAAACAATTGAATACATATTTAATTAAACGCTGATATACTCAGTGACATCATGCAATTAAATAGTGAAGTTTAAACGCAAATGAATTAGCGTAGAATCACCCTACTGTACAGAAATACAAGATATATCGTACTTAATATTTTGTCGCTGTGTGATCGAGATCGAGGGACGCATGTTTTGTATGTAACAAAATGTACAGTACAAATTGTTCGAGCgcatttgattttttaaaaaagaaaaggaataaTCGCTGCTTCCAATTGAGAATTAGGTTGAATTATTTACGACTCTGTTGCATTGTTACGTACGttttaattgtaatattaaGGTATTTCCCGTTGACATTGTTTGTATTCGCGAAAGAAAAGATTGTATTGGTTGAAGTGGCGGTGGCGTTTAGTACCTTTTCGTACTAAAGTGATGTAACAATgcggtttttaaattatatcccATAAGAGAAAGGTATAGAACGATTGCGTTATCTTCAACATGTCCCCACAGACATTTTGTATACTTAGCATTAAATCGTATTGTGTTAGAAGATCAGAAACATTTGTCTTCTTAGTCCTCTACAATGTCATCCAgtcatgaatattttaaaagctCGACGAgatgatttgtagaaaagaataTATCTTCGGTTAACGTAAATGATGATTATTGTAAAAGTATGTcggctgtaaaataaaattacctTGTATGTacttaaaaaacatgttttataTTATCTTTACATTTAACCAGTTATATAAATGAAGGTACTACGtttcttataaatttaaaaaaccactTTTGATATTATTTCATAACTTTATATCTTGTAATAACGTGGGCTatgaaataatacaaaatattgtgtattttaaatatttattccttttttttctcattcaaaggacaatttgtttttattataaGATAACATTATCCTAAGCATTTTCGAGGGTCTCACACCCTGCTGTACCTAAATTActctttatataacatttttttatgtcttCCATCGGTTTCACTGATTATTATTAATCCATAGAcaagttcttttcttttttttttcttaaattggcTCTCCGTCGTTCGATATCACTTATCGCAGTCAATTAATCATTGCTATATTCGACTTTGTGTTTCTCCTGTTATTACATCCAGTACTGACTTTATACAAATGGGTTTTCAAAGGTTTATGGCTTTTATCGTCGGTGGTGAAGCGAAGCTGTCGATCAGTGCATCGTTACTAATTTCCTTCCTTTCCATTGTAATCACTCGATTTATTAATTTACCGAGAACTCAAAAACTCAGACGCAGACACCGAATAAATTGTATCCCGAGAAATAGGAGGGAGACGGTGGGCTATTCGTGGGCAAATAAATCTTATAAAGCTAATTCTACTGAAATTCAAAGAGATGGGATCCTATTAAAATTTGTGCAACGAATTTCTACCGCATGTTATTTGGAAGACACGAATATATAAGTATCGTGCCATACAATGATTACAACAGTGACAAAAATATCGGGTAATATCAAAGGGTGATTGTCAATTGATACACTAATAGTTATGAGATAAAAGAATTCTTCGCACTCTACGGTGTACCCAGGGAAACATAATTCTAACTTCCAGCGCACAAATTTAATAAAGACATAACAATAGTGACTCCGGCTCTTAGTGgaagttttcttttttatcgttACACTTAAATTACATTTGTAATAATTACACCAAGGTTTACTATTTGTCTGTACAGATGGAGAGGGGAGCCACTAAGGTGTACATAAACGCCGCGTATCTGAACCAAGTCGAGTCCGACGTAAAAACAGTTCTGCTCGCGACACACTTCCGGGGATATAATTCTCCTTTAAAACTCTTTGTATGAAAGTGTTcgtctttttttttgtacatttaCCACCGACGATAAATATCACATAACGAGGAAAGTTTACAACTCGTTTGCCGACTCGCGTAGTTTAGTTTAATGGGGCCCTGCATACGTCAAAGCATGCATCCAAATCTAGCTACATCACAGGCGCCGTGTCTACCTATACTCTCTATATCTTATACTATGTTCAATGTCATACTTCATGTTTACCATAAATGAACATTTAACTCTGTCCATTGATGATTCGAAATAAACTAAAAAAGATTGGTAATTGtggcaaaaatattaaaaatataacaacGCAATGGTCGCATACATACGTACACCTTACGCAGCACAACGAATGCAGGGCTCGTCATGGGGGCTGCAACCTTGAGTTCAGAAATATACCTCATTCAACACCATGGGTATAAATTCTTTTCAAATGATTATTGTATCACACTGATGGATTGACTGCTACTatagatttattatttttttttattttttctttaatgagCACTGCAAGCTGAACTTGCATCACGTTAAAATGGTATACGTTTCTATTGTTTGGCAAGGGAAACGTATAAAGGAAACATATATTTCATGCGTGTCTGTGTATTCGTgtgcatatatatgtacatatatatatatatatatatattcatacatactgcatatatatatatacacacatatatatatatcacattGAACTTTCGATGGAACAGTTCCTTTACAACAAGAGGCGTTTTGATGTCAGTCAATATTGGGACAACCAAAATTAGGagctttctttttttacaatgTAGTACTTCGATCGAAGTAAAACCAGGATATTTGTACATATGATGCTGCGGTCAAGATACCAATAAATTTGTTGGAATAGGTATATGACAGAACAGTTTTTGCAAAAGCCCCGTGGGCAAATGTATCATATGTAACAATTAGTTGATGCCGATCAATGATCAATTTCATTGCGTGGGATATTGTGGCATGGTGTATGCTACCATAGCGGGTTGCTGACCTGGTGGCAATGGTGCAGTCGCAGTCGGTGGTGCAGCTGTTGCTTGTGCAGGTTGCCATGTGCCTGCGCCGGGGGCAGGCATTCGCATGCTATTCATATATGGAGCCTGTTGTCCATAGTATTGGCCATAGTACTGAGCGGGTTGTAAAAATTGACCCTGCATTTGTGGGTATCCCTGCGGATACCAATAACTCATTTGCTGGCCGTATCCATACGCGTATTGACCAGCTCCAGCTGTAACCTATCG
This region of Andrena cerasifolii isolate SP2316 chromosome 4, iyAndCera1_principal, whole genome shotgun sequence genomic DNA includes:
- the Spas gene encoding spastin isoform X1, whose translation is MSYSDGGRPIRKFGTKSPKKLCVTKNENNDKTTTTINCNNHHHNHYHHTHRFLDNPQPSVHKRNLYIVSFPLILLFNVLRTLLYQLYMVFKYLYTSTSQLIQRRQASKQTCQLEIVVGQKSAQRLNNSLLNAGHSESEGMSQVPRRPIGPGPGDPLLAKQKHHHRRAFEFISKALKIDEDNEGQKEMAIELYKKGIGELEKGIAIECTGGRGEVWEHAQRLHDKMRTNLAMAKDRLDFLVSVCELKKMDISNEYHAPGNKVDNEHPGKNLRVRRNIHTLQTARSSLNINHTKNTNSTQTVNIGQNTCTQIPKLRPRSPKNYCAHSEASGRKLSVPGKRVGAAISKSQTLPRSMGRSPPIQSCHRVTPIKPTSTPPSVKRQLSVPGNGSPIRRPGTPTASNSNKGTPTRKVPILKGVDPKLAQVILDEILEGGKAVHWEDIAGQETAKQALQEMVILPSLRPELFTGLRTPARGLLLFGPPGNGKTLLARAVATQCNATFFSISAASLTSKYVGEGEKLVRALFAIARELQPSVIFIDEVDSLLSERRDNEHEASRRLKTEFLVEFDGLPCNPEERVLVMAATNRPQELDEAALRRFTKRVYVTLPDLRTRIMLLRRLLAKHNDPLTPEELNEMAVLTDGYSGSDLTGLAKDAALGPIRELNPDQVKELDLNSVRNITMQDFRDSLKRIRRSVSPASLAAYEKWSFEYGDVSL
- the Spas gene encoding spastin isoform X4, yielding MSQVPRRPIGPGPGDPLLAKQKHHHRRAFEFISKALKIDEDNEGQKEMAIELYKKGIGELEKGIAIECTGGRGEVWEHAQRLHDKMRTNLAMAKDRLDFLVSVCELKKMDISNEYHAPGNKVDNEHPGKNLRVRRNIHTLQTARSSLNINHTKNTNSTQTVNIGQNTCTQIPKLRPRSPKNYCAHSEASGRKLSVPGKRVGAAISKSQTLPRSMGRSPPIQSCHRVTPIKPTSTPPSVKRQLSVPGNGSPIRRPGTPTASNSNKGTPTRKVPILKGVDPKLAQVILDEILEGGKAVHWEDIAGQETAKQALQEMVILPSLRPELFTGLRTPARGLLLFGPPGNGKTLLARAVATQCNATFFSISAASLTSKYVGEGEKLVRALFAIARELQPSVIFIDEVDSLLSERRDNEHEASRRLKTEFLVEFDGLPCNPEERVLVMAATNRPQELDEAALRRFTKRVYVTLPDLRTRIMLLRRLLAKHNDPLTPEELNEMAVLTDGYSGSDLTGLAKDAALGPIRELNPDQVKELDLNSVRNITMQDFRDSLKRIRRSVSPASLAAYEKWSFEYGDVSL
- the Spas gene encoding spastin isoform X3, with product MSYSDGGRPIRKFGTKSPKKLCVTKNENNDKTTTTINCNNHHHNHYHHTHRFLDNPQPSVHKRNLYIVSFPLILLFNVLRTLLYQLYMVFKYLYTSTSQLIQRRQASKQTCQLEIVVGQKSAQRLNNSLLNAGHSESEGMSQVPRRPIGPGPGDPLLAKQKHHHRRAFEFISKALKIDEDNEGQKEMAIELYKKGIGELEKGIAIECTGGRGEVWEHAQRLHDKMRTNLAMAKDRLDFLASGRKLSVPGKRVGAAISKSQTLPRSMGRSPPIQSCHRVTPIKPTSTPPSVKRQLSVPGNGSPIRRPGTPTASNSNKGTPTRKVPILKGVDPKLAQVILDEILEGGKAVHWEDIAGQETAKQALQEMVILPSLRPELFTGLRTPARGLLLFGPPGNGKTLLARAVATQCNATFFSISAASLTSKYVGEGEKLVRALFAIARELQPSVIFIDEVDSLLSERRDNEHEASRRLKTEFLVEFDGLPCNPEERVLVMAATNRPQELDEAALRRFTKRVYVTLPDLRTRIMLLRRLLAKHNDPLTPEELNEMAVLTDGYSGSDLTGLAKDAALGPIRELNPDQVKELDLNSVRNITMQDFRDSLKRIRRSVSPASLAAYEKWSFEYGDVSL
- the Spas gene encoding spastin isoform X2, producing MSYSDGGRPIRKFGTKSPKKLCVTKNENNDKTTTTINCNNHHHNHYHHTHRFLDNPQPSLIQRRQASKQTCQLEIVVGQKSAQRLNNSLLNAGHSESEGMSQVPRRPIGPGPGDPLLAKQKHHHRRAFEFISKALKIDEDNEGQKEMAIELYKKGIGELEKGIAIECTGGRGEVWEHAQRLHDKMRTNLAMAKDRLDFLVSVCELKKMDISNEYHAPGNKVDNEHPGKNLRVRRNIHTLQTARSSLNINHTKNTNSTQTVNIGQNTCTQIPKLRPRSPKNYCAHSEASGRKLSVPGKRVGAAISKSQTLPRSMGRSPPIQSCHRVTPIKPTSTPPSVKRQLSVPGNGSPIRRPGTPTASNSNKGTPTRKVPILKGVDPKLAQVILDEILEGGKAVHWEDIAGQETAKQALQEMVILPSLRPELFTGLRTPARGLLLFGPPGNGKTLLARAVATQCNATFFSISAASLTSKYVGEGEKLVRALFAIARELQPSVIFIDEVDSLLSERRDNEHEASRRLKTEFLVEFDGLPCNPEERVLVMAATNRPQELDEAALRRFTKRVYVTLPDLRTRIMLLRRLLAKHNDPLTPEELNEMAVLTDGYSGSDLTGLAKDAALGPIRELNPDQVKELDLNSVRNITMQDFRDSLKRIRRSVSPASLAAYEKWSFEYGDVSL